The nucleotide sequence TCGCCCTGGAGGCGATGAAGATGGAGTCCCGGGTCCACGCGCCGGCCGACGGCGTGGTCACGAGGGTGCTGACCGCGCCCGGTGCCCAGGTCGAGGCCGGTACCCCGCTGCTGATCCTGTCCCCGGCCTGACGGCCCGTCATGACTCAGGAGGCCCCCATGGCAACCGGCCCTGTCACCACCGTCCTTGAGCGGGTACGCGCCGCCTACCGGCGTATCGAAGAAACCGGACGGCCCGAGATCTGGATCACCCTGCGGCCGCAGGAGGACGTGGAAGCCGAGGCCCGCGCCCTCGACACACGCGGACCCGACGCCACGCGCACGCCGGACACCTCACACCCGCCGGACGCCCCACGGCTGCCGCTGCTCGGTCACCTGCTCGCGGTCAAAGGCAACATCGACGTCGCGGGCCTGCCCACCACCGCGGGCTGCCCGTCCTACGCGTACGAGCCCGCCGGCGACGCACCCGTGGTGGCGCGGCTCCGGCAGGCGGGCGCGCTGGTCATCGGCAGCACGAACATGGACCAGTTCGCCACGGGCCTGGTCGGCACCCGCTCTCCGTACGGCGCCGTACGGTGCGCCGTCGACCTGGAACGTATCTCCGGCGGGTCGAGTTCGGGGTCGGCGGTGGCCGTGGCCCTCGGCATCGTGGATCTGGCCCTCGGCACCGACACCGCGGGCTCGGGCCGGGTGCCCGCCGCCTTCAACGGGATCGTCGGGCTGAAGCCGTCGCGCGGGCTGGTGCCGATCCGGGGCGTGGTGCCCGCCTGCGCCAGCCTGGACTGTGTCAGCGTCTTCGCCAGAACACTTACCGAGGCGCGGCTCGCCCTGGCGCTGATGGCCGATCCTGCGGAGTCCGGCCGGGACGGGACCGGCCGCGACGCACCACGCAGGCGCCCGGGGCCCTGGCGGGTCGCCGTACCGCCGACGGACCAGCTCGGACCGCTGGAGGACGGCTGGGCCGTGGCGTACGAAGCGGCTGCCGCGCGCCTGACCACCTCGGGCGCCCAACTCGTGACGGTCGATCTGACCCCGTTCACCGAGGCGGCGGCGATGCTCTACGAAGGGGCCTTCGTCGCCGAGCGGTACACCGCCGTAGGTGCCTTTATCGACAAACACACCGGCGCCGCCGACCTCGATCCGACCGTGGCGACCATCATCGGCCGGGCCAGGGACATCCCCGCGCACCGGCTCTACGCCGACCAGGCGCGCCTCGCGGAGCTGCGCGCCGCCGCGCTGGCGACGCTGGGCGACGCCGACGCCCTGCTGCTGCCGACAGCGCCCCGGCATCCCACGCTCGCGGAGGTGGCCGCCGACCCGTTGGGCGTGAACGCGGACCTCGGCCGGTTCACCAACTCCACGAATCTCTTCGACCTGGCCGCCGTCGCCGTCCCGGCGGGTGAGGTGCGCGGCAGGCCCTTCGGGGTCATGCTCGTCGGCCCGGCAGGCACGGACGACCGGCTGGCGACGCTGGCCGAAGACCTGGGCCGGAGCCGCCAGCGCGTCACTCTCACCGTGGTCGGCGCGCATCTGTCCGGGCAGCCGCTGAATCCGCAGTTGCTCGCGGCGGGCGCCCGGCTGGTCCGTACGACCAGCACCGCACCCCGCTACCGGCTCTACGCCCTGCGCACCGACCCGCCCAAACCGGGCCTCGTGCACACCGGAGAAGCAGTCGAGACCGGGACCGAGGCCGGTGCCGCGATCGAGGCCGAGGTATGGGAGCTGCCCACCGAGGGGCTGGGCACCATCGTGGCCGCGCTCCCCCGGCCCATGACCATCGGCCGGGTGGAGCTGGCGGACGGCGCGAGTACCGCGGGCTTCCTGTGCGAGCCCGCTGCGCTCGACGGCGCCGTCGACATCACTTCGTACGGTGGCTGGCGCGCCTACCTGAGCGGCTGAGGCGCGGCCGGCCCGGCGGTCAGCCGACCGAGCTGTACGCCACGACGCCGCGCCGTACCTCATCCACCGCCTTGCGGGCGTTCTTCGCGACCGTGCTGTTCTCCCGGGGAGCGGCGGCGGCGATCTGTCCGAGCACGTCGATGACCTGCTTGCACCAGCGGACGAAGTCGCCCGCCGGCATCTCGGCCTCGCGCAGCACCTCGTCGAGCCCGCGCCCGGACGCCCACATGTAGACCGCCCAGGCGAACCCGAGGTCGGGTTCGCGCTGACCGACGCCCTCCGCCTGGTTGATCTTGAAGTCCTCCTCCAGATCGTCCAGCCGGCTCCAGATCCGCACCATGTCGTTGAGCGCGGCCTTCGCGTTGCCCGAGGGGACCTTGGGCGTCACCGCGTCGTCCGACTGCCGGGCCTCGTAGACCAGCGCCGACACGCACGCCGCCAGCTCGGCGGGGCCGAGCCCCTCCCAGACGCCCTCGCGCAGACACTCACTGGCCAGCAGATCCAGCTCCCCGTAGAGCCTGGCCAGCCGCTTGCCGTGCTCCGTGACCTCGTTGCCGCGCAGATAGTCCAGCTCGGTGAGCAGCTTGACGATGCGGTCGAAGGTGCGGGCGATCGTGTTCGTCCTGCCCTCGATCCGGCGCTCCAGCTGCCGCGTGTCCCGCTGCAGCCGGTGGTAGCGCTCGGCCCACCTGGCGTGGTCCTCCCGCTCGTCACAGCCGTGGCAGGGGTGGGCCCGCAGGGCGGTGCGCAGCCGGGCGATCTCCCGGTCGTCCGCCGCCTCGGCCCGCTGCTTGCGGTGCCGCTCGGGCACGATGTGCCCGGCCTTCGTGCGCAGCGCGGACGCCAGGTCGCGGCGCGACTGCGGCGAGCGCGCGTTGAACGACTTGGGGACCCGCATCCGGTCCAGCGCCTCCACGGGCACCGGGAAGTCCATCGACGCCAGCCGCTTGACCTGCCGTTCGGCGGTCAGGACCAGGGGCCGGGGCCCTTCCTGGTACTCCAGGCCGCGGTGTCCGTTGGAGCGCCCGGCCGGCACCCCGGGGTCGAGGACCAGCGCGAGCCCGGCGAACTTCCCCGTCGGTACGTGGATCACGTCGCCCGGCTTCAGCTTCTCCAGCGAGGCGGCGGCAGCGGCGCGCCGCTGCACGGCGCCCTGCTTCGC is from Streptomyces sp. NBC_00370 and encodes:
- the atzF gene encoding allophanate hydrolase, whose protein sequence is MATGPVTTVLERVRAAYRRIEETGRPEIWITLRPQEDVEAEARALDTRGPDATRTPDTSHPPDAPRLPLLGHLLAVKGNIDVAGLPTTAGCPSYAYEPAGDAPVVARLRQAGALVIGSTNMDQFATGLVGTRSPYGAVRCAVDLERISGGSSSGSAVAVALGIVDLALGTDTAGSGRVPAAFNGIVGLKPSRGLVPIRGVVPACASLDCVSVFARTLTEARLALALMADPAESGRDGTGRDAPRRRPGPWRVAVPPTDQLGPLEDGWAVAYEAAAARLTTSGAQLVTVDLTPFTEAAAMLYEGAFVAERYTAVGAFIDKHTGAADLDPTVATIIGRARDIPAHRLYADQARLAELRAAALATLGDADALLLPTAPRHPTLAEVAADPLGVNADLGRFTNSTNLFDLAAVAVPAGEVRGRPFGVMLVGPAGTDDRLATLAEDLGRSRQRVTLTVVGAHLSGQPLNPQLLAAGARLVRTTSTAPRYRLYALRTDPPKPGLVHTGEAVETGTEAGAAIEAEVWELPTEGLGTIVAALPRPMTIGRVELADGASTAGFLCEPAALDGAVDITSYGGWRAYLSG